In a genomic window of Octadecabacter temperatus:
- a CDS encoding PAS-domain containing protein has product MTARTLMLEAEAAITFLFDDETLVNASSPARDLMEHRQADQSDWEAFLSILSARFPDLRSQLSELAVTGRKSIKPVDGHSSWIEAEYWNGLARITLVQHKDHPDDTIDPLTANAIEHELETLRSIGEDSPQLIWKQDSQGVLTWANRSYIELSEVLFPAAPDAALPWPPRDVFSNIARPAGNAPIVEMHRIDVAQNEKPIWFEITSLKRGLDTIHFAIDATAVVSAKEAQRDFVQTLTKTFAQLSVGLAIFDADRRLVIFNPALGDLSLLPPDFLIARPTLFSFLDRLRDNRMMPEPKDYSSWRNQMAALESAAAEGSYQETWAIPNGQTFRVTGKPHPNGAIAFLLEDISDEVSLTRKFRSQIDVGSAVIDNLEAAVCVFSSSGTLVMANTAYQSLWGTQLDGAINSRDFSEESANWQEATAPSPIWVKLHEAVSLGKTEPSWSGRVWLDNQIEINCQYHPLPDGNHQVTFTFSEKENAGSGFVESSDFKPQRSVSV; this is encoded by the coding sequence GTGACCGCACGCACGCTTATGCTTGAGGCAGAGGCTGCCATTACCTTTCTCTTTGATGATGAAACCCTCGTTAACGCATCCAGCCCTGCCCGCGACCTCATGGAGCACCGACAAGCCGATCAATCGGACTGGGAAGCATTTCTTTCCATTCTTTCTGCACGTTTTCCAGATCTACGGTCCCAGCTCTCTGAGCTTGCGGTCACCGGGAGAAAGTCAATTAAACCCGTGGATGGCCATAGCAGCTGGATTGAAGCTGAGTATTGGAACGGATTGGCGCGAATTACACTGGTCCAACATAAAGACCACCCTGACGATACCATCGATCCGCTTACAGCAAACGCAATTGAACATGAGCTTGAGACACTGCGCAGCATCGGCGAAGATTCTCCGCAACTGATTTGGAAGCAAGACTCCCAAGGCGTTCTTACTTGGGCAAACAGGTCATACATCGAACTTTCTGAAGTGCTATTTCCTGCTGCGCCAGACGCAGCGCTTCCTTGGCCACCACGTGATGTTTTTAGCAATATCGCTAGGCCAGCAGGAAATGCCCCCATCGTTGAAATGCACCGCATCGACGTTGCGCAAAACGAGAAACCTATCTGGTTTGAAATCACTAGCTTGAAGCGCGGGCTCGACACGATCCATTTTGCAATCGACGCAACTGCTGTTGTATCAGCCAAAGAAGCCCAGCGTGACTTTGTGCAGACTCTTACAAAGACTTTCGCTCAGCTCTCCGTGGGCCTCGCGATTTTTGATGCAGACCGGCGCTTGGTTATATTTAACCCCGCACTTGGTGACCTAAGCCTGTTGCCACCCGATTTCTTAATCGCGCGACCAACGTTGTTTTCGTTTCTTGATCGTCTTCGCGACAACCGGATGATGCCAGAACCTAAAGACTACTCTTCTTGGCGCAATCAAATGGCTGCGCTGGAATCTGCTGCTGCAGAAGGAAGCTATCAAGAAACGTGGGCCATTCCGAACGGGCAAACATTTCGGGTAACCGGTAAGCCACACCCGAATGGCGCAATCGCGTTCCTGTTAGAAGACATAAGCGACGAAGTTTCCCTGACACGTAAGTTCCGCTCACAGATCGATGTTGGCAGCGCCGTTATCGACAACTTGGAGGCAGCAGTATGCGTATTTTCCTCGTCAGGAACGCTGGTCATGGCAAACACCGCCTATCAGTCGCTTTGGGGCACTCAGCTAGACGGGGCAATCAATAGTCGCGACTTTTCAGAGGAGTCCGCGAATTGGCAGGAAGCCACTGCACCGTCACCGATTTGGGTCAAACTTCACGAGGCAGTCAGTCTTGGAAAAACGGAGCCTTCTTGGAGCGGTCGTGTTTGGTTGGATAATCAAATTGAAATTAACTGCCAGTACCACCCTTTGCCGGACGGCAATCATCAGGTCACGTTCACCTTTTCCGAAAAAGAAAATGCGGGCTCTGGCTTTGTTGAATCGTCCGATTTCAAGCCGCAGCGCTCTGTGTCTGTCTGA
- the regB gene encoding sensor histidine kinase RegB, giving the protein MAQIENDVFQNQNRSNWVRVRTLASIRWIAVLGQITAVFAAIFVFRLNLETGLIAVVIGLSVLLNVVSYLIYPENRRLSENEANLMIGFDLAQLGLLLLLTGGLNNPFALLLLAPVSVASTLLPLRSTLIIGATTLTIVTILRFASLPIMTASGFPLILPDLFVFGFWIALVIGVVFVGIYARQVTQETLSMSEALVATQMALAREQKLTDLGGVIAAAAHELGTPLATIKLVSSELLDELGDNEELKEDARLIREQADRCRDILRSMGRAGKEDHLLRQAPIETVIREASEPHLHRGKLVQFKTQAPAGDNQRQPDIFRRPEIIHGIRNFVQNAVDFSQSSVLVAISWTEDFITVDIGDDGPGFPSSVLNRIGEPFVRRRKSEEGSERRPGYEGMGLGLFIAKTLLERSGATLSFVNGPSQAKPKMGRGAIVTVNWPRSSIEPSTETARGALGDNTLIS; this is encoded by the coding sequence ATGGCGCAGATAGAAAACGACGTTTTTCAGAATCAGAACCGCAGCAACTGGGTGCGCGTTCGAACACTAGCATCAATCCGGTGGATCGCTGTCTTGGGGCAAATTACCGCTGTATTTGCGGCTATCTTTGTTTTCCGCCTGAACCTAGAAACTGGACTGATCGCGGTCGTTATCGGCTTGTCGGTCCTTCTGAACGTCGTTTCGTACCTCATCTATCCAGAAAACCGCCGACTATCCGAAAATGAAGCGAACCTAATGATCGGATTTGATCTCGCGCAGCTTGGGTTGTTGCTGTTGTTAACGGGCGGGCTGAACAATCCGTTCGCTCTCCTTCTCCTCGCGCCAGTATCTGTCGCCTCGACACTTTTGCCGCTTCGCAGCACACTGATCATTGGCGCAACGACACTCACCATCGTGACGATACTGCGATTCGCTAGCCTTCCCATCATGACGGCATCCGGTTTTCCACTGATCCTTCCAGATCTATTTGTGTTCGGTTTTTGGATCGCGTTGGTAATCGGTGTGGTCTTTGTCGGAATTTATGCGCGCCAAGTTACGCAAGAAACCCTGTCCATGAGCGAAGCCCTTGTCGCCACACAAATGGCCTTGGCACGTGAGCAAAAACTAACTGATCTTGGCGGCGTTATTGCAGCGGCTGCGCATGAGCTTGGGACGCCGCTTGCTACAATCAAACTGGTCAGCAGTGAATTGTTGGACGAGCTGGGTGACAACGAAGAGTTGAAAGAAGATGCACGGCTCATACGTGAGCAAGCAGATAGATGTCGCGACATTTTACGCTCCATGGGTCGGGCCGGAAAAGAAGATCACTTACTGCGCCAAGCGCCAATCGAAACAGTCATTCGGGAAGCGAGTGAACCGCATCTACATCGTGGCAAGTTGGTGCAATTCAAAACGCAAGCACCTGCAGGAGACAATCAACGTCAGCCTGACATTTTTAGACGCCCAGAGATCATCCACGGCATCCGAAATTTCGTTCAGAACGCGGTAGATTTCTCGCAAAGCTCGGTCTTGGTTGCGATAAGCTGGACTGAAGATTTTATCACTGTCGACATCGGTGATGATGGTCCGGGTTTCCCCAGTTCAGTTCTCAATCGGATTGGCGAACCATTCGTGCGGCGACGTAAATCAGAAGAAGGAAGTGAACGCCGGCCCGGGTATGAGGGCATGGGCCTTGGTCTGTTTATCGCCAAGACCCTTTTGGAACGATCCGGTGCGACGTTAAGTTTTGTAAACGGCCCCTCTCAGGCAAAGCCAAAGATGGGTCGCGGCGCAATCGTAACTGTTAATTGGCCTCGGAGCAGCATCGAGCCTTCAACTGAAACGGCACGCGGCGCACTTGGTGACAACACACTGATTAGCTAA
- a CDS encoding SCO family protein, producing MSKTYAIAAGAVVVALLGGTFAATKFGRSDDMFAECRASQSAAGAIGGPFELVDENGVTVTNEDVITGPTLIYFGYTFCPDVCPLDNMRNAQAIEILDEQGVDVTPVFISIDPERDTVDVVRDFTENFHDRMIGLTGSLEQVRAASQAYRTYYAKQDAEDEFYLVDHTTMSYLVFPEQGFQEFYRRDVTPEQMAESLSCFVDAAS from the coding sequence ATGTCTAAGACCTATGCAATTGCCGCCGGCGCTGTTGTTGTTGCCCTTTTGGGTGGAACGTTTGCCGCTACTAAATTTGGCCGAAGTGACGATATGTTTGCTGAGTGCCGAGCCAGTCAGTCTGCTGCTGGCGCCATCGGGGGTCCATTTGAATTGGTTGATGAGAATGGCGTGACCGTAACCAATGAGGACGTCATAACAGGTCCGACATTGATCTACTTTGGCTATACGTTTTGTCCGGATGTTTGTCCGTTAGACAACATGAGAAACGCTCAAGCGATTGAAATATTGGATGAACAGGGCGTGGATGTGACCCCTGTGTTTATCTCGATTGACCCTGAACGTGATACAGTCGACGTCGTGCGAGACTTTACAGAAAACTTCCACGACCGGATGATCGGACTTACCGGATCACTCGAACAGGTCAGGGCTGCATCGCAGGCGTATCGTACGTATTATGCCAAACAAGACGCTGAGGATGAGTTTTACCTCGTTGACCATACAACGATGTCTTACCTTGTTTTCCCCGAGCAAGGGTTTCAGGAATTCTATCGTCGTGATGTCACACCAGAGCAAATGGCCGAGAGCCTTAGTTGCTTCGTTGATGCAGCAAGCTAA
- a CDS encoding ActR/PrrA/RegA family redox response regulator transcription factor, whose amino-acid sequence MDLEPIGEDASLLLVDDDEPFLRRLAKAMEKRGFSVETAESVAAGKAIATARPPAYAVVDLRLEDGTGLDVVETLRESRPEARIVVLTGYGAIATAVAAVKIGATDYLSKPADATDVMNALLTNGAELPPPPENPMSADRVRWEHIQRVYELCDRNVSETARRLNMHRRTLQRILAKRSPR is encoded by the coding sequence ATGGATCTGGAACCTATCGGAGAAGATGCGTCCCTGTTGTTGGTGGACGATGACGAACCTTTTTTGCGTCGCCTAGCCAAGGCAATGGAGAAACGTGGGTTCTCGGTTGAAACCGCAGAAAGTGTCGCAGCAGGTAAGGCAATCGCGACAGCGCGCCCACCTGCTTATGCTGTCGTCGACTTACGTCTTGAGGACGGAACCGGCCTTGATGTGGTTGAAACGCTGCGCGAAAGTCGACCCGAAGCACGTATCGTTGTGTTGACTGGTTATGGCGCGATTGCGACAGCTGTTGCAGCGGTAAAGATTGGCGCGACCGATTATCTTTCCAAACCAGCAGACGCGACGGACGTTATGAATGCGCTGTTGACCAACGGTGCGGAATTGCCACCTCCACCAGAAAACCCGATGAGCGCTGATCGGGTCCGTTGGGAACATATCCAACGGGTTTATGAATTGTGTGATCGCAATGTATCTGAAACCGCGCGGCGGCTGAACATGCATCGCCGAACACTGCAACGGATTTTGGCGAAGCGCAGCCCGCGCTAG
- a CDS encoding LysR family transcriptional regulator — protein sequence MNWHDIPSLSALRAFEAAARHGSFSAAARDLNVTHAAIGQHVRALEDHFGQSLMKREGRGMTVTEIGRRLADQLSEAFGIIASASNVLLDNAKNRAIRIAVTPSFAANWLMPRIGAFWDQNPDIELELLPAGKLVDLRQDNVDVAIRYGKGGWTGAKVSKLMSAGHMAVAATSYMEGRKIECFDDLKGARWLMAKAQSEERYWVKTGGIDLDGENVTVFPTAQLTREAALAGLGVAIIPEPIADPHVKSGKLVVLCVEENSPAAYHVLTRPEIISPSRDVFVKWLKNEANT from the coding sequence ATGAATTGGCATGACATTCCTTCCCTCTCTGCGCTTCGTGCATTCGAGGCCGCCGCGCGACATGGTAGCTTTTCCGCCGCAGCGCGAGATCTGAACGTAACGCATGCTGCCATAGGCCAGCATGTCCGCGCGCTCGAAGATCATTTTGGTCAGTCGTTGATGAAACGTGAAGGTCGAGGCATGACCGTGACTGAGATCGGCAGGAGACTCGCCGATCAACTGTCGGAAGCCTTCGGGATTATAGCCAGCGCCTCAAACGTCCTACTCGACAACGCCAAAAACCGAGCTATCCGCATCGCCGTAACGCCTTCATTCGCAGCCAATTGGTTAATGCCTCGCATCGGCGCGTTCTGGGACCAAAACCCAGATATCGAACTTGAGTTGTTGCCCGCTGGAAAACTCGTCGATCTGCGCCAAGACAATGTCGACGTTGCAATCCGTTACGGCAAAGGCGGTTGGACTGGTGCGAAAGTTAGCAAACTGATGTCCGCAGGGCATATGGCCGTTGCCGCTACTTCCTATATGGAAGGTCGCAAAATCGAGTGCTTTGACGATCTAAAAGGCGCGCGATGGCTGATGGCAAAAGCCCAATCCGAAGAACGCTACTGGGTGAAAACCGGCGGAATTGACCTCGATGGTGAAAATGTGACGGTCTTTCCAACCGCTCAACTAACGCGTGAGGCCGCATTGGCGGGACTCGGTGTCGCTATCATACCTGAGCCGATTGCGGATCCGCACGTCAAATCAGGAAAGCTTGTTGTGTTGTGCGTCGAAGAAAACAGCCCAGCCGCTTACCATGTCCTCACACGTCCGGAAATCATCTCGCCGTCACGGGATGTCTTTGTAAAATGGTTGAAAAACGAAGCCAACACCTGA
- a CDS encoding GNAT family N-acetyltransferase — MTFTVRAMQMYDVPDCVVIINHTISLGGSTAHEEPYNASDFAAHYFEDAEVANVVLHGERIVGFQGAFEVESGVYSIGSFTDQMNPVRGAGKAMFEKTRVDCKNRGGTSIIAKITEDNSGGLAFYSKMGFQPDHVKPADHTRPNGTQVDRIVKRFVL, encoded by the coding sequence ATGACCTTCACCGTCCGCGCTATGCAAATGTATGATGTTCCAGACTGCGTCGTTATAATCAATCATACCATCTCTCTTGGTGGCAGTACCGCCCATGAAGAACCTTACAACGCATCCGATTTCGCGGCCCATTATTTTGAAGACGCTGAAGTCGCAAATGTTGTGCTTCACGGCGAACGGATCGTCGGTTTTCAAGGAGCGTTTGAGGTTGAATCCGGAGTCTATTCCATCGGCAGTTTCACCGACCAAATGAATCCCGTGCGCGGAGCTGGAAAAGCCATGTTCGAAAAAACACGGGTCGATTGTAAAAATCGTGGGGGTACGTCCATCATCGCCAAGATCACTGAAGATAATTCAGGCGGCCTCGCGTTTTACTCCAAAATGGGATTCCAGCCCGATCATGTGAAACCCGCTGACCACACGCGCCCGAATGGAACGCAAGTGGACCGGATCGTAAAACGGTTCGTGCTTTAA
- a CDS encoding HD domain-containing protein: protein MKQPRAWQRMLSGRRLDLLDPTPMDIEIEDIAHGLAFVARWNGQTVGDFAYSVAEHSLLVEQIFAAMNPNAPVRWQLAALLHDAPEYVIGDMISPVKAAVGPGYETLDERLMAAIHIRFGLPAQVPADVKKKIKKADKISAWLEAVQIAGFTKAEADKLFGKIDSNIAQTAEIQLRAPLAVRQDFTRRHAELMDLL from the coding sequence ATGAAACAACCCCGTGCATGGCAACGCATGTTATCTGGTCGTCGACTAGACCTACTTGACCCGACCCCGATGGATATCGAAATCGAAGATATCGCCCATGGACTCGCCTTTGTTGCGCGTTGGAATGGTCAGACTGTTGGCGATTTCGCCTACTCGGTTGCTGAGCATTCTTTGTTGGTTGAACAAATTTTTGCGGCGATGAATCCGAACGCACCTGTCAGATGGCAGCTCGCTGCATTGCTGCACGATGCGCCTGAATATGTAATTGGCGACATGATCAGCCCCGTTAAGGCTGCGGTAGGTCCGGGTTACGAGACTCTTGATGAGCGCCTTATGGCAGCAATCCACATTCGGTTCGGACTGCCCGCACAAGTGCCTGCGGACGTGAAAAAGAAGATCAAGAAAGCCGACAAGATAAGTGCGTGGCTCGAGGCTGTTCAGATCGCGGGGTTTACGAAGGCTGAAGCAGACAAGCTTTTCGGAAAAATCGATTCTAACATTGCACAAACCGCGGAAATCCAGCTGCGCGCACCCCTCGCAGTTCGTCAAGATTTTACCCGTCGTCATGCCGAACTAATGGACTTACTATGA
- the ahcY gene encoding adenosylhomocysteinase has protein sequence MANDYIVKDIALAAFGRKELDIAETEMPGLMACRAEFGKSKPLKGARIVGSLHMTIQTAVLIETLVELGADVRWASCNIFSTQDHAAAAIAEGGTPVFAIKGQSLEEHWDYLDKSFMFPEGANMILDDGGDATLYILLGARAEAGEEIIPVPQSEEEEAIKKQIAKRMKESPGWFTKTREAIQGVSEETTTGVHRLYDLHKNSQLPFPAINVNDSVTKSKFDNKYGCKESLVDGIRRATDTMMAGKVAVVMGYGDVGKGSAASLSGAGARVIVTEVDPICALQAAMDGFQVTTLDEVVGMADIFVTTTGNKDVIRIEHMRAMKDMAIVGNIGHFDNEIQVAALKNHKWTNIKEQVDMIEMPNGNRLILLSEGRLLNLGNATGHPSFVMSASFTNQVLAQIELFTKGDEYQPGVYILPKHLDEKVARLHLDRIGVKLSSLDKEQADYIGVSVDGPFKPEHYRY, from the coding sequence ATGGCCAATGACTATATCGTAAAAGACATTGCACTGGCGGCGTTTGGCCGCAAAGAGCTGGACATTGCTGAAACTGAAATGCCGGGCCTGATGGCTTGTCGCGCTGAATTTGGTAAAAGTAAGCCACTGAAGGGTGCACGCATCGTTGGATCGTTGCACATGACCATTCAGACGGCTGTGTTGATTGAAACACTTGTTGAGCTGGGCGCCGATGTACGCTGGGCGTCATGCAACATCTTTTCCACACAAGATCACGCTGCCGCAGCGATTGCTGAAGGTGGCACGCCGGTGTTTGCGATCAAAGGCCAGTCTTTGGAAGAGCATTGGGACTACCTCGACAAGTCTTTCATGTTCCCTGAAGGCGCGAACATGATCCTCGATGATGGTGGCGACGCGACATTGTACATCCTCTTGGGTGCACGTGCAGAAGCTGGTGAAGAGATTATCCCTGTGCCGCAATCCGAAGAGGAAGAAGCGATCAAAAAGCAGATCGCCAAGCGCATGAAAGAAAGCCCTGGCTGGTTCACGAAAACGCGTGAAGCGATCCAAGGTGTTTCTGAAGAAACAACTACAGGCGTTCACCGTCTTTACGATCTGCACAAGAACAGCCAACTGCCATTCCCAGCGATCAACGTGAACGACTCCGTGACCAAGTCGAAGTTCGACAACAAATACGGTTGTAAGGAATCGCTCGTTGACGGCATTCGCCGCGCGACCGATACAATGATGGCTGGTAAGGTCGCTGTCGTGATGGGTTACGGCGACGTGGGCAAAGGTTCGGCCGCGTCATTGTCCGGTGCTGGCGCACGTGTAATCGTAACCGAAGTTGACCCTATCTGCGCGCTTCAGGCTGCAATGGACGGCTTTCAGGTTACCACTCTCGATGAAGTCGTAGGCATGGCTGACATCTTCGTAACGACAACAGGCAACAAAGACGTCATTCGCATCGAACACATGCGTGCGATGAAAGACATGGCGATTGTTGGCAACATCGGTCACTTCGACAACGAAATCCAAGTCGCTGCGTTGAAGAACCATAAATGGACGAATATCAAAGAACAGGTCGACATGATCGAGATGCCGAATGGCAACCGCTTGATCTTGTTGTCTGAGGGCCGTTTGTTGAACCTTGGTAACGCGACAGGACACCCATCCTTCGTGATGTCGGCGTCCTTCACAAACCAAGTTCTGGCGCAGATCGAACTGTTCACAAAGGGGGATGAGTATCAGCCTGGCGTTTACATCTTGCCAAAGCACTTGGACGAAAAAGTTGCGCGTCTGCACCTTGATCGTATCGGAGTGAAGCTGTCTTCGCTTGATAAGGAACAAGCCGATTACATCGGTGTGTCCGTTGATGGTCCATTCAAGCCAGAGCACTACCGCTACTAA
- a CDS encoding extensin family protein — protein MQVDEPEHEDQPEKPTARKWRWAIFRSVGSALFTLLFIGGVVGSLLAVLHPDTPLPPQWNPTVPLAVAHPVTPLTSSKLRMALNDPAQCRSVLAVAAQITSMDPFEATEHCHIRNRVSISTVGDARIDRIETSCATALRMAMWERHGVQPAAQEYLGATATVFRQVGSYNCRPIRTTQGASTRWSTHSTGDAIDITGFDFSDGRRIRLIADWDDGTEEGQFLRAVRDSACTWFATTLSPDYNSLHADHFHLQARGWGTCR, from the coding sequence GTGCAGGTCGACGAACCAGAACACGAAGATCAACCCGAAAAACCAACGGCCAGAAAATGGCGCTGGGCGATTTTTCGCTCCGTCGGAAGTGCATTATTCACGCTGCTTTTCATCGGGGGAGTAGTTGGTTCGTTATTGGCTGTACTTCACCCCGATACGCCTCTGCCACCACAGTGGAATCCGACCGTTCCCTTAGCAGTCGCGCACCCTGTTACACCGCTGACTTCATCCAAGCTGCGGATGGCGCTAAACGACCCTGCCCAATGCCGCTCGGTTCTCGCAGTGGCCGCGCAAATCACTTCGATGGATCCGTTTGAAGCGACAGAGCACTGCCATATCCGCAACCGAGTTTCGATTTCGACTGTCGGGGATGCACGAATTGACCGAATAGAGACCTCCTGCGCGACAGCGCTTAGGATGGCTATGTGGGAGCGCCACGGCGTGCAACCAGCTGCACAGGAATACCTTGGAGCCACAGCGACGGTTTTCCGCCAAGTGGGAAGTTACAATTGTCGTCCCATTCGCACAACGCAGGGTGCAAGCACCCGATGGAGCACACACTCCACTGGCGATGCGATCGACATTACTGGTTTTGATTTTTCGGATGGCCGGCGTATTCGCCTAATTGCAGATTGGGACGACGGAACGGAAGAAGGCCAGTTTCTGCGCGCGGTTCGTGATAGCGCCTGTACATGGTTCGCGACGACACTAAGTCCGGATTACAACAGCCTCCACGCGGATCATTTTCACCTACAGGCAAGGGGCTGGGGGACCTGCCGCTAG
- a CDS encoding DUF2853 family protein, protein MSKRDDLIAKYADDLKNKCGMTPDMDLLTKVTIGCGPSIYNADASTVAGSQESELETVKKNFLMKKLGLADGPQLMDGINSAIETYGKSERSKYRAVIYYMLTKHFGKESVYG, encoded by the coding sequence ATGAGCAAACGTGATGACCTTATTGCGAAATACGCAGATGACCTGAAGAACAAGTGTGGCATGACGCCCGATATGGACCTTTTGACAAAGGTAACAATCGGCTGCGGTCCGTCCATTTATAATGCTGATGCGTCAACAGTTGCAGGCTCACAAGAGTCTGAGCTGGAAACAGTGAAGAAAAATTTCCTCATGAAAAAGCTGGGCCTTGCAGATGGCCCGCAGTTGATGGACGGAATTAACTCCGCCATCGAGACTTACGGTAAATCCGAGCGCAGCAAGTACCGTGCTGTGATTTACTACATGCTGACAAAGCACTTCGGTAAAGAATCCGTCTACGGCTAA
- a CDS encoding DUF1761 domain-containing protein — MGFLSVLAAAAAGYVFGALWYMTLAKPWTEASGIKCDEDGRPEGNSPLPFILSAIAMVLVAGMMRHTFALSGIETFGKGLLSGMGIGLFFISPWIMINNAYGMRPFKLTVIDSGYAVVGCAIMGAVTGMF, encoded by the coding sequence ATGGGGTTTCTATCAGTTTTAGCCGCGGCGGCAGCGGGCTACGTATTTGGTGCGCTCTGGTACATGACGTTAGCTAAACCGTGGACCGAAGCGTCCGGTATAAAATGCGATGAAGATGGTCGCCCTGAAGGCAATTCACCGCTTCCGTTCATTTTGTCGGCAATCGCCATGGTTCTTGTCGCGGGTATGATGCGGCATACATTCGCTTTGTCAGGGATCGAAACCTTTGGAAAAGGGTTGCTGTCTGGAATGGGGATCGGGCTTTTCTTCATTAGCCCTTGGATCATGATTAACAATGCTTACGGAATGCGGCCGTTCAAACTAACGGTTATCGATAGCGGATACGCAGTCGTTGGCTGTGCGATCATGGGTGCAGTTACAGGGATGTTTTGA
- a CDS encoding EVE domain-containing protein — protein MRYWLFKSEPSTWSWDNQVAKGDIGEEWDGVRNYQARNFMREMTVGDRGFFYHSQKEKSVVGIVEVCAAAHQDSTTDDDRWECVDIKAVRPFETPVTLEQIKADSLLHDMILVRNSRLSVQPVTEAEWFAICALGRTKP, from the coding sequence ATGCGTTATTGGCTGTTCAAATCCGAACCCTCGACGTGGAGCTGGGACAACCAGGTTGCCAAGGGCGATATCGGTGAAGAATGGGATGGCGTGCGCAACTATCAAGCGCGCAATTTCATGCGCGAAATGACTGTAGGCGACCGTGGGTTTTTCTATCACTCCCAAAAAGAGAAATCCGTCGTCGGGATTGTTGAGGTCTGCGCAGCCGCGCATCAGGACAGCACAACAGATGACGATCGTTGGGAATGCGTGGATATCAAAGCCGTTCGTCCGTTCGAAACACCCGTTACACTTGAGCAGATCAAGGCCGATAGTCTACTGCACGACATGATTCTAGTGCGGAATTCCCGCCTGTCGGTTCAGCCTGTTACTGAGGCCGAATGGTTTGCAATTTGCGCACTAGGCCGAACAAAACCTTAA
- a CDS encoding YciI family protein — MRVALITRDKPGALQIRLDNRDAHLAYIEETGVVEMAGPFLDADGTMCGSMIIMNVDSLTDAHNWAKNDPYAKADLFEKVRIEEWKKVVG, encoded by the coding sequence ATGCGCGTTGCTCTCATCACTCGTGACAAACCCGGCGCCCTTCAAATTCGCTTAGACAATCGCGACGCCCACCTCGCATACATCGAAGAAACGGGTGTTGTAGAAATGGCCGGCCCGTTTCTAGATGCTGACGGTACGATGTGCGGTTCGATGATCATCATGAACGTCGACAGCCTCACCGATGCGCATAATTGGGCCAAAAACGATCCCTATGCCAAAGCCGATCTTTTTGAGAAGGTGCGGATCGAAGAGTGGAAAAAGGTCGTCGGTTGA